One stretch of Elephas maximus indicus isolate mEleMax1 chromosome 22, mEleMax1 primary haplotype, whole genome shotgun sequence DNA includes these proteins:
- the BRF2 gene encoding transcription factor IIIB 50 kDa subunit has protein sequence MPGGRRCPDCDSTELVEDSHYSQSQLVCSDCGCVITEGVLTTTFADEGHLREVTYSQSTGENEQVSRSQQRGLRRVRDLCRVLQLPSTFEDTAVAYYQQAYRHSGIRAARLQKKEVLVGCCVLITCRQHNWPLTMGTICTLIYADLDVFSGTYMQIVKLLGLDVPSLCLADLVKTYCSSFRLFQASPSVPAKYVEDKEKMLSRTLQLVELANETWLVTGRHPLPVITAATFLAWQSLQPSGRLTCSLAQFCKLANVDLPYPAASRLQELLAVLLQMAEQLAWLQILKLNKRSVVKHIGDLLQHRHTLVRKAFRDGTAEMEACEREVQGQRQGEEEVGDSSLDLPVRKRPASPALLLPPCMLKPPKQLRPTPPVCTVTGDENISDSEIEQYLRTPEEVRDFQRAQAAGQAAKSLPNPL, from the exons ATGCCAGGCGGACGCCGCTGCCCCGACTGCGACTCCACCGAGCTCGTGGAGGACTCCCACTATTCTCAGAGCCAGCTAGTGTGCTCCGACTGCGGCTGCGTGATCACCGAGGGAGTCCTTACCACCACCTTCGCAGACGAGGGTCACCTCCGAG AGGTAACATATTCCCAAAGCACAGGAGAAAATGAGCAAGTTAGTCGCAGCCAGCAACGAG GTCTCCGCCGAGTGAGAGATCTTTGTCGAGTTCTGCAGTTGCCATCAACATTCGAGGACACAGCAGTTGCCTACTACCAACAGGCGTACCGGCACTCTGGCATTCGTGCTGCCCGGCTGCAGAAGAAGGAGGTGTTGGTTGGATGCTGTGTCTTAATTACCTGCCGGCAGCATAACTGGCCCCTAACCATGGGCACCATCTGCACCCTGATATATGCTGATTTGGATGTGTTTTCCGGTACCTACATGCAGATAGTGAAGCTTCTGGGGCTGGATGTACCATCTCTGTGCTTGGCAGACCTAGTGAAGACCTACTGTAGCAG CTTCAGACTGTTCCAAGCCTCCCCGTCTGTGCCAGCCAAATACGTGGAAGACAAAGAGAAGATGCTATCACGAACGTTGCAGCTAGTGGAGTTAGCGAATGAGACGTGGCTGGTGACCGGAAGACACCCTTTGCCTGTCATCACTGCAGCTACTTTCCTGGCCTGGCAGTCGCTGCAGCCTTCAGGACGTCTGACGTGTTCCCTTGCCCAATTCTGTAAATTGGCAAATGTGGACCTGCCCTACCCTGCCGCGTCCCGCCTGCAGGAGCTGCTGGCTGTGCTGCTACAGATGGCTGAGCAGCTGGCTTGGTTGCAGATCCTGAAACTCAACAAACGGTCCGTGGTGAAACACATCGGGGACCTTCTCCAGCACCGCCACACCCTGGTCCGCAAGGCCTTTCGGGATGGAACAGCAGAGATGGAGGCCTGTGAGAGGGAGGTGCAGGGGCAGAGACAGGGAGAAGAGGAGGTGGGGGATAGTTCCTTAGATTTGCCTGTGCGGAAGCGACCGGCTAGTCCTGCCCTTCTCCTCCCACCCTGCATGCTGAAGCCCCCAAAGCAGCTCCGACCCACACCACCGGTCTGCACAGTCACTGGAGATGAGAATATTTCTGATAGTGAAATAGAGCAGTATCTGCGTACCCCTGAGGAAGTTAGGGACTTTCAGAGAGCCCAAGCCGCTGGACAGGCTGCCAAGAGTCTTCCTAACCCACTGTGA
- the RAB11FIP1 gene encoding rab11 family-interacting protein 1 isoform X1 yields MSLAASADRGAGSLWSPTHVQVTVLQARGLRSKGPGGTSDAYAVIQVGKEKYATSVSERTLGAPVWREEATFELPPLLSSGAAPAAASTLQLTVLHRALLGLDKFLGRAEVDLRELHRDQGRRKTQWYTLKSKPGKKDKERGAIEVDIQFMRNNMTASMFDLSMKDKSRNPFGKLKDKIKGKNKDSVSDSASAIVPSVTPSADSDDESSNKDKKKKSKIKTLFSKSNLQKTPLSQSMSVLPTSKSDRVLLRPGDFQSRWEDEDNEDDSSSTSDIMTDKRTTSADSKQLNQINFSLSKKEGLSFLGGLRSKNDTLSRSNVCINGNHVYLEQPESKSDTKDSSPSSSPSPQGFTRKHLFSSTENLAPRSWKEPGEAGGVASDRQPSESSTQDSLKSMSLPSYRPVASGDVRGNLAPGNLETAKETKESKKQENKKPSLLSLVTGKKDVTKGSEGESPATIPVKEKEGVPPEIKPKQDGLEPVKDVMRQSEKDTPALVSGRGKSLNPFEEIQITEPEAEPESRSEPKPPVLSARAPQTKAVKPRLDVSPEAQPKAGLPSSPDSPLFFSTLSSDSGQTPLPTELGRDSETQSSESPSVFSSLLSPIPAPISTSTPIETWPYTDKGQASSEEPSLHLKAELQMESVTQVPNTVSSALGSLSKQPPDPVCKGAEDSPVGKTDELEIGKNTSNEEPENSLLEQPEAGQKGELLRFSPPEQDSIPSSEEAQEKTFALSVRSGRTESSVGKPHMGESTDSETQSRSWVENKFKEDEVSSATEEVAPPLKMGESVPPLDSVTQKHEEMDLNASKGQKKVQKRVSFSEQLFTEEEVERSTGWMEEDRSNSQELNRERAAAESVCGGEPSKSPHTEGSEREAVAEPGLLDCGVLAPMVEHEESFSEAPMSEASSEKDTVPIRTAGDDTLMEQYQSKASDHEGLLSDPLSDLQSAADVKSPVMADLNLTLPSIPEVASDDERVDQVEGVRETARVAALEVGASSLSMLPPCPEKKKGPSDVGDGSAVPAESPHDFRSKASVTTSSEQMAALGIHEAHLGKSSSLDKQLPGPGGSEEEKLEGNERPSQPPGTSLDPPVSSPSLSEPFSATHSLPSSPHSNTHHTSSAESPQKATAEGSAAKVENSGKRKPLLQAWVSPSETHPVSAQPGAGTWSAKHRLHPVKPMNTTATKVANSSLGTATIISENLINEAMMKKYNPSDPAFAYAQLTHDELIQLVLKQKETISKKEFQVRELEDYIDNLLVRVMEETPNILRIPAEVSKKAGKM; encoded by the exons GTGGTATACCTTGAAATCCAAACCAGGAAAGAAGGATAAAGAGCGAGGAGCAATTGAGGTTGACATCCAGTTTATGAGAAACAACATGACTGCTAGCATGTTTGACCTTTCCATGAAAGATAAGTCTCGGAACCCATTTGGAAAACTAAAAGACAAGATCAAGGGGAAGAATAAGGATAGCGTATCCGATTCCGCTTCTGCCATTGTCCCCAGCGTGACACCCTCAGCTGACAGTGATGATGAGTCTTCtaacaaagacaagaaaaagaaatcaaagatcaaGACCTTGTTCTCCAAGTCTAATCTGCAGAAAACACCACTCTCCCAGTCCATGTCCGTCCTGCCTACTTCCAAGTCAGACAGAGTGCTGCTTCGTCCTGGAGACTTTCAGTCCCGGTGGGAAGATGAAGACAATGAGGACGACTCCTCTTCCACCTCAGACA TCATGACTGACAAGAGAACAACAAGTGCAGATTCCAAGCAACTGAACCAGATCAACTTCAGCCTGTCCAAAAAGGAAGGACTCTCCTTTCTCGGTGGCCTTCGGTCAAAGAATGACACCCTTTCCCGCTCTAATGTCTGTATCAATGGGAACCATGTTTACCTGGAGCAGCCAGAATCCAAGAGTGACACCAAGGACAGCAGCCCTTCCTCCTCCCCGTCCCCCCAGGGCTTCACGAGGAAGCATTTGTTCTCATCCACAGAAAACCTCGCTCCTCGGTCTTGGAAGGAGCCTGGGGAAGCAGGTGGAGTGGCATCCGACAGGCAGCCCTCCGAATCTTCCACACAAGACTCTTTGAAATCCATGTCTCTGCCATCCTACCGACCAGTGGCTAGTGGGGACGTTAGGGGAAACCTGGCCCCAGGGAACTTGGAGACTGCAAAAGAAaccaaagaaagcaagaagcagGAGAACAAGaagccctctttgctttctcTGGTGACAGGAAAGAAGGATGTGACTAAGGGCAGTGAAGGCGAAAGCCCTGCTACCATCCCAGTGAAGGAGAAGGAGGGCGTGCCCCCAGAAATCAAACCAAAGCAGGATGGGTTGGAGCCTGTTAAAGACGTTATGAGACAGTCTGAGAAAGATACTCCAGCTCTTGTCTCCGGACGGGGTAAATCTCTAAACCCCTTTGAAGAAATACAGATCACAGAACCAGAAGCTGAGCCAGAGTCCAGATCTGAACCTAAACCACCTGTCCTCTCTGCAAGGGCTCCCCAGACCAAAGCTGTCAAACCTAG ACTGGACGTGTCTCCAGAGGCTCAACCCAAAGCCGGGCTTCCTTCTTCCCCTGACTCGCCTCTCTTTTTTTCCACTCTCTCGTCCGATTCTGGTCAGACCCCTCTCCCTACTGAATTGGGGCGTGATTCAGAGACACAGTCCTCTGAAAGTCCTTCTGTCTTCTCCTCTCTCTTATCTCCCATACCAGCTCCCATTTCCACATCCACTCCTATTGAAACCTGGCCTTACACAGACAAGGGCCAGGCCAGTTCTGAAGAACCATCTCTGCACCTTAAAGCAGAGTTGCAAATGGAGAGTGTAACGCAAGTTCCAAATACTGTTTCTTCTGCCTTGGGATCACTTTCCAAACAGCCACCCGATCCGGTGTGTAAAGGGGCAGAAGACTCCCCAGTGGGGAAGACCGATGAGTTAGAGATAGGGAAGAATACCAGCAATGAGGAACCCGAAAACTCTCTCCTGGAGCAGCCTGAAGCGGGGCAAAAAGGGGAGCTTCTGAGGTTTTCCCCGCCAGAACAAGACTCCATCCCTTCATCTGAAGAGGCCCAAGAAAAAACATTTGCCCTTTCAGTCAGAAGTGGCAGAACTGAAAGCTCAGTGGGGAAGCCACACATGGGGGAAAGCACAGACTCTGAGACTCAGTCTAGATCTTGGGTGGAAAACAAATTTAAAGAAGATGAGGTGAGTTCTGCAACTGAAGAGGTGGCACCCCCTCTTAAAATGGGAGAATCAGTCCCCCCACTTGATTCGGTGACACAGAAACATGAAGAGATGGATCTGAATGCCAGCAAAGGCCAAAAGAAAGTCCAGAAGCGTGTGTCATTTTCTGAGCAGCTCTTcacagaagaggaggtggagagGTCCACTGGATGGATGGAAGAAGACAGAAGTAACTCCCAGGAACTGAACCGTGAAAGGGCTGCTGCTGAAAGTGTGTGTGGCGGGGAGCCCTCTAAGTCTCCCCACACagaaggctcagagagggaagcTGTGGCTGAGCCTGGGCTGTTGGACTGTGGTGTGTTGGCTCCCATGGTGGAGCATGAGGAGAGTTTCTCAGAAGCCCCCATGAGTGAAGCAAGCTCAGAGAAAGACACTGTACCCATTAGAACAGCGGGAGACGATACCCTCATGGAGCAGTATCAGAGCAAAGCCAGTGATCATGAAGGCCTGTTGTCTGATCCCCTGAGTGATCTTCAATCTGCCGCGGATGTTAAATCTCCAGTCATGGCCGATCTGAACCTAACGCTGCCTTCCATTCCTGAAGTCGCATCGGATGATGAAAGAGTAGACCAGGTTGAAGGTGTCAGAGAGACAGCAAGGGTGGCAGCTCTGGAAGTAGGAGCATCCTCCTTGAGCATGTTACCTCCCTGTCCTGAGAAGAAAAAGGGACCGAGTGATGTGGGAGATGGTTCTGCAGTGCCTGCAGAGAGCCCTCATGACTTCAGGTCTAAAGCATCTGTTACAACTTCTTCAGAGCAAATGGCAGCTTTAGGAATTCATGAAGCACATCTTGGCAAGAGCTCCAGCTTGGATAAACAGCTGCCAGGTCCTGGCGGCAGTGAGGAAGAAAAACTGGAGGGAAATGAGAGGCCAAGCCAGCCTCCTGGCACGTCCCTGGACCCTCCCGTTTCCAGTCCTTCCCTCTCTGAGCCCTTTTCTGCCACACACTCTCTCCCTAGCTCTCCACATTCTAACACTCACCACACTAGTTCAGCAGAATCTCCCCAAAAAGCCACAGCAGAGGGCTCCGCTGCTAAAGTTGAAAATTCTGGGAAGAGGAAGCCGCTTCTTCAGGCCTGGGTCTCACCCTCAGAGACACATCCAGTCTCAGCTCAGCCAGGCGCTGGAACTTGGTCAGCCAAGCACAG ACTTCATCCTGTGAAGCCAATGAACACAACAGCCACGAAGGTTGCTAACTCCAGTTTGGGAACTGCCACCATCATCAGTGAGAACTTGATCAATGAAGCCATGATGAAG AAATACAACCCCTCAGACCCAGCTTTTGCTTATGCACAGCTAACCCACGATGAGCTGATCCAGTTGGTCctcaaacagaaggaaacaatcagCAAGAAGGAGTTTCAGGTTCGAGAGCTGGAAGACTACATTGACAATCTGCTAGTCAGAGTCATGGAAGAAACCCCCAACATCCTCCGCATTCCAGCTGAGGTCAGCAAAAAGGCAGGGAAGATGTGA